A portion of the Vicia villosa cultivar HV-30 ecotype Madison, WI unplaced genomic scaffold, Vvil1.0 ctg.000303F_1_1_1, whole genome shotgun sequence genome contains these proteins:
- the LOC131626535 gene encoding zinc finger AN1 domain-containing stress-associated protein 12-like, producing the protein MASGGTEAFPDLGKHCQLLDCHQLDFLPFTCDGCKQVFCVEHRSYKSHDCPKPDHNSRKVVVCEECSMSMEITGENEETILKKHHSSGKCDPSKKKKPTCPVKRCKEILTFSNTSTCKTCNIKVCLKHRFSADHACRRGGSASSLTSGDGNGSWNNRFMAALASRNNGQDCGKKAGSRSSTNSPPSTPSVKAY; encoded by the exons ATGGCATCAGGTGGAACAGAAGCTTTCCCAGATTTGGGTAAACACTGCCAACTTCTTGATTGTCACCAGCTCGATTTCCTTCCTTTCACCTGTGATGGCTGCAaacag GTTTTCTGTGTAGAACACAGATCATACAAGTCTCATGATTGTCCCAAACCCGACCACAACAGCCGAAAAGTGGTTGTTTGCGAAGAATGTTCTATGTCAATGGAGATCACCGGAGAAAACGAAGAGACGATCTTAAAGAAACACCACAGTTCAGGGAAGTGTGACCCTAGCAAGAAGAAGAAACCAACTTGTCCCGTGAAGCGTTGCAAGGAGATTTTGACGTTTTCTAATACAAGTACATGTAAAACTTGCAACATTAAGGTGTGTCTCAAGCATCGTTTTTCTGCTGATCATGCTTGTAGAAGAGGAGGTTCAGCCTCTTCTTTAACAAGTGGTGATGGTAATGGAAGTTGGAATAATAGGTTTATGGCTGCTTTAGCTTCAAGGAATAATGGTCAAGATTGTGGCAAAAAAGCTGGATCTCGTTCTAGTACTAATTCTCCTCCTAGTACTCCTTCTGTTAAAGCTTATTGA